A window of Ketobacter sp. MCCC 1A13808 contains these coding sequences:
- a CDS encoding saccharopine dehydrogenase family protein: MADKAANPTSARAYDIVVFGATGFTGKLTAEYLVQSKEAGKLKIAIAGRNAPKLEACKQALLALNPKISIDLLRADSSDFTSLVEMAGKSKVVITTVGPYLKYGEALVEACIETGTHYVDLTGEPEFVEGLEHDYQAEAEAKKVKIINSCGFDSIPHDLGALYTVHALNKELGEQSAGKLPVKVEGFVQARGTFSGGTWHSAITQFSRFREYQKKRKSWKKAKKSIPTDRRRSRVMKPSVKYCKPYQAWACPLPTIDPQVVKRTAASRKEFGPDFEYGHYVLVKQLPKLVGGIIGAGGLVALSQFKFSRDKLLKIKDPGQGPSAETRAKSWFKVNFIGEANGLHVWTQVSGGDPGYDETAKMLAESALSLAFDKSLPKCYGIVTPGSGIGVALIDRLQKAGIEFQTL, encoded by the coding sequence ATGGCCGACAAAGCAGCAAACCCAACGTCTGCGCGCGCCTACGACATCGTCGTTTTCGGTGCTACCGGGTTTACCGGTAAATTAACTGCAGAATACCTGGTTCAGTCAAAAGAAGCGGGCAAGCTTAAAATCGCGATCGCCGGACGCAATGCGCCAAAGCTGGAAGCCTGCAAACAAGCTCTGCTGGCTTTAAACCCCAAAATATCAATCGATCTACTGCGTGCCGACTCCTCGGATTTTACCAGCCTGGTGGAAATGGCAGGCAAAAGCAAAGTCGTCATTACCACAGTTGGTCCTTACCTGAAATACGGTGAAGCTTTGGTGGAAGCCTGCATTGAGACCGGCACGCATTATGTCGATTTAACCGGAGAGCCCGAATTTGTAGAGGGCCTGGAGCATGACTATCAGGCTGAAGCGGAAGCCAAGAAAGTAAAAATCATAAATAGCTGCGGTTTCGACAGTATTCCCCATGACCTGGGCGCCCTTTACACAGTCCATGCCCTCAATAAAGAGCTGGGAGAACAATCAGCCGGAAAGCTACCGGTAAAGGTTGAAGGCTTTGTTCAGGCGCGCGGCACGTTTTCCGGCGGCACGTGGCACTCCGCAATCACACAATTCTCTCGATTCCGGGAATATCAGAAGAAGCGGAAATCCTGGAAAAAAGCTAAAAAATCAATTCCGACAGATCGCCGTCGCAGTCGAGTCATGAAACCATCGGTGAAGTACTGTAAACCGTATCAAGCCTGGGCATGCCCCCTGCCAACCATCGACCCGCAAGTGGTGAAGCGCACAGCAGCCAGCCGCAAAGAATTTGGCCCTGACTTTGAGTACGGACACTATGTGCTGGTAAAACAACTTCCCAAACTGGTTGGCGGTATCATCGGTGCGGGTGGCTTGGTCGCCCTCTCCCAATTCAAGTTCAGCCGCGACAAGTTACTTAAAATAAAAGACCCGGGGCAAGGACCCAGCGCTGAAACGAGGGCCAAATCCTGGTTTAAAGTTAACTTCATTGGCGAAGCCAACGGCCTGCATGTGTGGACTCAGGTGTCCGGGGGTGATCCAGGATACGACGAAACAGCAAAGATGCTGGCAGAGTCAGCTCTCAGCCTCGCTTTTGATAAGTCGTTACCGAAATGCTATGGCATCGTCACACCGGGTTCCGGTATCGGCGTCGCGTTAATTGACCGGCTACAGAAAGCAGGTATCGAATTCCAAACATTGTAA